One genomic region from Argentina anserina chromosome 2, drPotAnse1.1, whole genome shotgun sequence encodes:
- the LOC126784303 gene encoding lachrymatory-factor synthase-like, which translates to MYYGCTCRENRAYILPVYNHISSKQIGFLICISLSMEEQAHPKWRGKSCAQVNGHAAQEVWPLLADFCNLHKIFPKVETCYQLEEVAGQTGIVRYCAGFATNKDKSTVKWCKERLLMIDPIERCFSYEVIDSNMGFQSYIAIMRVVPIDDGSSMIEWSFVSDPSEGKRMEDVQSFGEFSLQSIAKKIELVLTNSTS; encoded by the coding sequence atGTATTATGGCTGTACATGCAGAGAAAACAGAGCGTACATACTACCCGTGTACAACCATATATCCAGTAAACAAATTGGATTTCTAATTTGTATTTCGCTCTCTATGGAAGAACAAGCACACCCTAAATGGCGAGGCAAATCCTGTGCTCAGGTGAATGGCCATGCAGCACAAGAGGTGTGGCCTCTCTTGGCCGATTTCTGTAACCTACACAAAATATTCCCCAAAGTCGAAACATGTTACCAGCTAGAGGAAGTTGCCGGCCAAACCGGTATAGTTCGATACTGCGCTGGATTTGCGACTAATAAAGACAAGTCGACCGTTAAGTGGTGCAAAGAGAGGCTGCTAATGATCGACCCGATCGAACGGTGCTTTAGCTACGAGGTAATTGATAGTAACATGGGGTTTCAGTCGTACATAGCAATAATGCGGGTAGTCCCGATCGACGATGGTAGCTCCATGATTGAGTGGTCATTTGTTAGTGACCCGAGCGAGGGCAAGAGAATGGAAGACGTTCAATCTTTTGGTGAATTTTCTCTTCAATCCATAGCAAAGAAGATCGAGCTTGTTCTTACCAATTCAACCAGTTAA
- the LOC126784304 gene encoding protein FAR1-RELATED SEQUENCE 5-like, with amino-acid sequence MNTTGRSEGTNAFFDDFVTSTTNLREFVVKYEQALHKIVRRESSEDFTSEHKYRIVDDDDFLLKHAAQVYTRNMFEKFKSEWTRVKRLKVEERDSDDHFHRYSVMKKIGNPQKFLVELNLQTHEGKCECQNFEFVGIICRHIMKVFVRQDIDTIPSHFILSRWKQGANKFRVTDSEALVQNDGKEQSEALRFSHMCRRATQLACSAAPSNEAYTIYMGGLDELSKKISELNKVSQEDVMESQDNVLQDEGADKCTSKSSELLLLDTNISKTKGRKKDESSRRITNGSKRIKGGMELAQSKKRKCTMCQQPGHNRLTCQLNPDAKRKTAVSSNQKSKNMQESVTVSDENEEDSDEEDSDEEEDSDEDNED; translated from the exons ATGAATACTACAGGGCGTAGTGAAGGCACCAATGCATTTTTTGACGACTTTGTTACATCAACAACAAATCTAAGAGAGTTTGTTGTTAAGTATGAACAAGCCTTACATAAGATTGTTAGAAGGGAAAGTAGCGAAGATTTTACATCAGAGCATAAATATCGTATTGTGGATGATgacgattttcttttgaaacatgCAGCACAGGTGTATACCAGAAATATGTTTGAAAAATTCAAGAGCGAATGGACTAGAGTCAAACGGCTTAAAGTTGAAGAAAGGGATTCTGACGACCATTTTCATAGATACTcagtgatgaagaaaattggTAACCCGCAAAAGTTTTTGGTGGAGTTGAATTTACAAACACATGAGGGTAAATGTGAATgtcaaaattttgaatttgtggGAATAATTTGCCGGCATATTATGAAAGTGTTTGTTCGTCAAGACATTGATACAATACCGTCCCACTTTATTCTTTCAAGATGGAAACAAGGAGCAAATAAATTTAGAGTTACGGATTCTGAAGCCTTGGTACAGAATGATGGTAAAGAACAATCGGAAGCATTGAGATTTAGTCACATGTGTCGGAGAGCCACTCAACTAGCTTGTTCTGCTGCGCCTTCTAATGAAGCCTACACAATCTACATGGGTGGTTTAGATgaattgtcaaaaaaaatttcagagCTCAATAAGGTGTCACAGGAAGATGTTATGGAGTCTCAAGATAATGTTTTGCAAGATGAAGGAGCAGATAAATGTACCAGTAAGTCTTCAGAGCTATTGCTTCTAGATACAAATATCTCAAAGACTAAGGGTAGAAAGAAGGATGAGAGCAGCAGAAGAATAACAAATGGTTCTAAGAGAATTAAAGGTGGTATGGAGTTGGCTCAAAGCAAAAAAAGAAAGTGTACAATGTGCCAACAACCAGGACATAATAGGCTTACTTGCCAATTGAATCCAGatgcaaaaagaaaaacagctGTTTCTTCAAATCAAA AAAGCAAAAATATGCAAGAATCTGTCACAGTTTCGGATGAGAATGAGGAAGATTCGGATGAGGAGGATTCAGACGAGGAGGAGGATTCAGATGAGGACAATGAAGACTAA
- the LOC126784305 gene encoding protein FAR1-RELATED SEQUENCE 5-like translates to MDLASEDDNLGCSLNQESSDKTSDHHSEKKEDSKLKSPYVGMFFETLKEAEQYYEDYGRQEGFWTRIRSSSKYRSQSSEVTSRLFVCAHEGKHVMQTEKEDDLEEKDERAESDEAEICDIQVEKKRRRSCSTVKCGCKANMRILHDKWTRKWKVSVFSDIHNHKVVSPARRMMMKSNKHMPDAAKDLTEAFQRENLRISKVPSMFGGAHSTGFDNRDCYNHLRNVRHKELEYGDAQSVFNYFRKKQAENPHFFYAIQCDEDGRATNFFLVDSRSRMAYQYFGDVVTFDTTYRTNKYDMPFAPFTGVNHHFQSIQFGCALLQDETESTFQWLFETWLEAMGGRHPLCIITDQDLAMKGAIAKIFPATRHRLCIWHIKKKFDEKLSHVYYKKSNFKTVMKKCIWATYKVDDFEEQWKKLIEEHDLGPNEWLQQLYEIRES, encoded by the coding sequence ATGGATTTGGCTTCAGAAGATGACAATCTTGGATGCTCGTTGAACCAAGAGTCCAGTGATAAAACAAGTGATCACCAttctgaaaagaaagaagactCAAAACTAAAATCTCCTTATGTTGGAATGTTTTTCGAAACATTGAAGGAGGCCGAACAATATTATGAAGATTACGGTCGACAAGAAGGTTTTTGGACTCGTATCCGAAGTTCATCAAAGTATAGATCACAGTCAAGTGAAGTGACAAGTAGATTATTTGTTTGTGCACATGAAGGTAAACATGTCATGCAAACTGAAAAAGAAGATGATCTGGAAGAGAAAGACGAGAGAGCTGAGAGTGATGAGGCAGAAATATGTGATATACAGGTTGAAAAGAAGAGGCGTAGAAGTTGTTCAACTGTAAAGTGTGGGTGCAAGGCTAATATGCGAATTCTTCATGACAAATGGACAAGAAAATGGAAAGTTTCAGTTTTCAGTGACATCCACAACCATAAAGTAGTGTCACCAGCTCGAAGAATGATGATGAAGTCAAATAAACATATGCCTGATGCAGCAAAAGATTTAACTGAAGCTTTTCAGAGAGAGAACTTGCGAATCAGTAAAGTTCCTTCAATGTTTGGCGGTGCTCATAGTACTGGTTTTGACAATAGGGACTGCTATAATCATTTAAGGAACGTGAGGCACAAAGAGTTGGAATATGGAGATGCACAATCGGTCTTCAATTACTTTAGAAAAAAGCAAGCAGAAAATCCGCATTTCTTTTATGCTATTCAGTGTGATGAAGATGGTAGAGCTACTAACTTTTTTTTGGTGGACTCTAGATCAAGGATGGCGTATCAGTATTTTGGGGATGTAGTGACATTTGATACAACATATCGGACAAACAAGTATGATATGCCTTTTGCACCATTTACTGGAGTTAACCATCACTTCCAATCCATACAATTTGGATGTGCACTTTTGCAAGATGAGACCGAGTCAACTTTTCAATGGTTATTTGAGACGTGGCTTGAAGCTATGGGAGGTCGGCATCCATTATGTATTATCACTGACCAAGATTTGGCAATGAAAGGAGCAATTGCTAAGATTTTTCCTGCTACTCGTCACCGCCTTTGCATTTGGCATATAAAGAAGAAGTTTGATGAAAAGTTGTCACATGTATATTATAAGAAGTCCAACTTCAAGACCGTCATGAAAAAGTGTATATGGGCAACATACAAGGTAGATGATTTTGAAGAGCAATGGAAAAAGTTAATTGAGGAGCATGATTTGGGACCGAATGAATGGCTACAACAACTCTATGAAATCCGTGAATCCTAG
- the LOC126784535 gene encoding uncharacterized protein LOC126784535, with the protein MEHNTTPEIAIKKLSNMLRLMMKRGKILGKSVNDFMLRHNTTLDSVRCRSLDDVHASFVYPLEYEFSCSSSPPHHQRSRTPGHLKRSNTNYNNGRYYHHQHSRRSVYVPMMCDDVLGSKNVSFCGGDVVEPLRRRPRVRRVRITEWEPLFPLNTSEEEEEEWHVDKAAQEFIDNFYRDLMLQKWNTVADRCY; encoded by the coding sequence ATGGAGCATAATACCACACCAGAGATAGCTATAAAGAAACTGAGCAACATGTTACGTCTGATGATGAAGCGTGGCAAGATCCTAGGCAAGTCGGTAAACGACTTCATGCTCCGGCACAACACCACCCTCGACTCAGTCCGGTGCCGCTCGCTCGACGACGTGCACGCTTCATTTGTCTACCCCCTGGAGTACGAGTTCAGCTGCAGCAGCAGCCCACCGCACCACCAACGGTCCCGCACTCCCGGCCACCTTAAGCGCAGCAACACCAACTACAACAACGGCCGTTATTATCATCATCAGCACTCACGGCGGTCTGTTTACGTGCCGATGATGTGCGATGACGTGTTGGGAAGTAAGAACGTGTCCTTCTGCGGAGGTGACGTGGTGGAGCCGCTGCGGCGGAGGCCGAGGGTGAGGAGGGTTAGGATAACAGAGTGGGAGCCGTTATTTCCGTTGAACACCagtgaagaagaggaggaggagtggCATGTGGACAAGGCAGCTCAGGAATTCATTGACAATTTTTACAGGGATTTAATGTTGCAAAAGTGGAATACGGTAGCAGATCGATGCTATTAG
- the LOC126782185 gene encoding casein kinase 1-like protein HD16, protein MPQLRRRNRTPKNPNPIARQAAPEKKKKKQTNCDKNNRSRKKRIVKRSIELTEEDRPRCCAGMDEYDCGGHSGDKGPAADEEVSAPIPEKVQVGGSPLYKVERKLGKGGFGQVYVGRRTAPGPGAVEVALKFEHRSSKGCNYGPPYEWQIYNALGGSHGVPRVHFKGRQADYYIMVMDILGPSLWDVWNNSSHTMSIEMVACIAIEAISILEKIHSRGYVHGDVKPENFLLGPPGTPEEKKLFLVDLGLATRWRDSSTGQHVDYDQRPDVFRGTVRYASVHAHLGRTGSRRDDLESLAYTLIFLLRGRLPWQGYQGENKGFLVCKKKMATSPETLCCFCPQPFRLFVEYVVNLKFDEEPNYAKYISLFDGVVGPNPDIRPINTDGAQKLICQVGQKRGRLTMEEEDDEQPKKKIRMGMPATQWISVYNARRPMKQRYHYNVADVRLPQHIEKGNEDGLFISSVSSCSNLWALIMDAGTGFSSQVYELSPYFLHKEWIMEQWDKNYYISAIAGANNGSSLVVMSKGTQFLQQSYKVSESFPFKWINKKWREGFFVTAMATAGSRWAIVMSRGAGFSDQVVELDFLYPSEGIHRRWDGGYRITSTAATWDQAALVLSVPRRKPADETQETLRTSAFPSTHVKEKWAKNLYIASICYGRTVS, encoded by the exons ATGCCTCAGCTCCGCCGCAGAAATCGGACCCCTAAGAACCCTAACCCGATTGCCCGACAGGCCGCTccggagaagaagaagaagaagcagacgAATTGCGATAAGAACAATCGGAGCAGGAAGAAGCGGATTGTGAAGAGGTCGATTGAGTTGACGGAGGAGGACCGACCTAGGTGTTGCGCCGGCATGGATGAGTACGATTGCGGCGGCCACAGCGGCGATAAGGGCCCTGCTGCCGATGAAGAAGTATCGGCTCCTATTCCTGAAAAG GTCCAGGTTGGTGGTTCCCCGCTGTACAAAGTAGAGAGGAAATTGGGGAAAGGAGGCTTTGGACAAGTATATGTTGGCCGACGCACTGCACCCGGCCCTGGAGCTGTTGAG GTTGCGTTGAAGTTTGAGCATAGAAGCAGTAAAGGATGTAATTACGGCCCACCATATGAATGGCAAATTTACAA TGCACTTGGTGGTAGTCATGGAGTTCCCAGAGTTCATTTTAAGGGCCGGCAAGCTGACTACTATATAATG GTTATGGATATTCTTGGGCCCAGTTTGTGGGATGTTTGGAACAACAGCTCACATAC AATGTCAATTGAAATGGTTGCATGTATTGCCATTGAGGCAATTTCCATATTGGAGAAGATTCACTCTCGAGG ATATGTGCACGGAGACGTGAAACCTGAGAATTTTTTGCTTGGTCCGCCTGGAACTCCTGAGGAGAAGAAGCTATTTCTGGTTGACCTCGGATTAG CCACCAGGTGGCGAGATAGTTCAACTGGCCAGCATGTAGATTATGATCAACGTCCAGATGTCTTCAG GGGAACTGTGCGGTATGCAAGTGTGCATGCTCATCTTGGTAGAACTGGTAGCAGGAGAGATGACTTGGAATCTTTAGCTTACACACTAATATTTCTACTCCGTGGGCGGTTACCTTGGCAAGGATATCAG GGAGAAAATAAAGGATTCCTTGTCTGCAAGAAAAAGATGGCCACTTCTCCAGAAACCCTATGTTGCTTTTGCCCTCAACCATTCAGACTGTTTGTGGAGTACGTAGTAAATTTGAAGTTTGATGAAGAACCAAACTATGCTAAATATATATCTCTTTTTGATGGAGTTGTTGGTCCAAATCCAGATATTCGACCAATAAATACTGATGGTGCTCAGAAG CTTATATGTCAGGTTGGACAAAAGAGAGGGCGATTGACCATGGAGGAAGAGGATGATGAGCAGCCAAAGAAGAAGATCCGCATGGGGATGCCAGCAACACAATGGATTAGTGTTTACAATGCTCGTAGGCCTATGAAGCAAAG ATATCACTACAATGTGGCAGATGTGAGGCTTCCGCAACACATTGAGAAGGGAAATGAAGATGGGTTGTTTATCAGCAGTGTGTCTTCCTGTTCAAATCTTTGGGCCCTTATAATGGATGCAGGAACTGGATTCAGTTCCCAAGTTTATGAACTCTCTCCATATTTTCTTCATAAG GAATGGATTATGGAACAATGGGACAAAAATTACTATATCAGTGCAATAGCGGGAGCCAACAATGGAAGCTCTTTGGTTGTAATGTCTAAAG GGACCCAATTCTTACAGCAGTCTTATAAAGTCAGTGAGTCATTTCCTTTCAAGTGGATTAATAAAAAATGGAGGGAAGGTTTTTTTGTTACTGCAATGGCCACTGCAGGGAGTAGATGGGCTATTGTTATGTCTCGAGGTGCAGGATTTTCAGACCAG GTTGTAGAGCTAGATTTCCTGTATCCCAGTGAAGGCATTCATCGAAGGTGGGATGGTGGTTACCGCATCACGTCAACTGCAGCAACTTGGGATCAGGCAGCTCTTGTTCTTAGTGTTCCAAGGAGAAAGCCTGCTGATGAAACACAAGAGACCCTTCGAACCTCTGCTTTTCCAAGTACACATGTGAAG GAGAAATGGGCAAAAAACCTTTACATAGCGTCGATTTGTTATGGTCGAACTGTGTCATGA